In Citrus sinensis cultivar Valencia sweet orange chromosome 4, DVS_A1.0, whole genome shotgun sequence, one DNA window encodes the following:
- the LOC102617001 gene encoding F-box/kelch-repeat protein SKIP25 — protein sequence MDQSTSNRSKIINDNNNNSTSDHGTQNETILLLLPGLPNHLADRCLSSLPPALLFSVCHSWRRLLYSPYFPPFFSLYALLFNNNKPSHNNNNYYSFNSSMEFFCFDPISSTWNPLPAPPQNPPLRLLYRHPSFLSRKLPVQSLGVRNNLVLIAATTPHFLPALASPLAFNPQSNTWFFGPQLSIPRRWCAMGSVGGVVYVASGVGAHYRGDVARSMKKWDLKSDREDWKWEKKAQLKDGRFSREAVEAVGFKGNLCMVNLKGNGAKDGAIYNVELDKWKEMPEGMHAGWNGPAASTMNEEELYVVNEGKGRLSKYDADHDWWDEVIELAELKGAEKITAARGRVCAVCENGERIMVVDVLASPARAWLVDPPRGFQVVAVHVLPRMCKQD from the coding sequence ATGGATCAATCCACCTCAAATCGTAGCAAAATCATCAAcgacaataacaataatagtaCTTCTGATCATGGCACACAAAATGAAACCATACTCTTATTACTGCCTGGCCTCCCAAATCACCTAGCCGATCGCTGCCTCTCTTCTCTCCCTCCTGCTCTGCTCTTCTCTGTTTGCCACTCGTGGCGGCGCCTCCTTTACTCTCCCTATTTCCCTCCATTCTTCTCCCTCTACGCACTCCTCTTCAATAACAACAAACCAtctcataataataataattattattctttcaaCTCATCAATggaattcttttgttttgaccCCATTTCATCGACATGGAACCCCCTCCCCGCCCCTCCTCAAAACCCTCCTCTCCGCCTCCTCTACCGCCACCCGTCTTTCTTGTCGAGAAAACTCCCGGTGCAATCTTTAGGAGTGCGTAACAATCTCGTCCTCATCGCCGCCACAACTCCCCATTTTCTCCCTGCTCTTGCTAGCCCATTGGCCTTCAACCCTCAGTCCAACACTTGGTTCTTCGGCCCTCAACTCTCTATCCCTCGCCGGTGGTGTGCCATGGGTTCCGTTGGCGGTGTAGTCTACGTTGCAAGCGGAGTTGGGGCCCACTATAGAGGAGACGTTGCGAGATCAATGAAGAAATGGGATTTGAAGAGTGACCGTGAGGATTGGAAATGGGAGAAGAAAGCTCAGCTCAAAGATGGTAGGTTTAGCAGAGAAGCCGTGGAAGCAGTAGGGTTTAAGGGGAATCTTTGCATGGTGAATCTTAAAGGCAATGGAGCTAAAGATGGTGCCATTTATAACGTTGAGTTGGACAAATGGAAGGAAATGCCCGAAGGAATGCATGCGGGGTGGAACGGGCCGGCGGCGTCGACGATGAATGAGGAGGAGCTGTATGTGGTGAATGAAGGGAAAGGTCGTTTGAGCAAGTATGATGCTGATCATGATTGGTGGGATGAGGTGATTGAGCTGGCTGAGCTCAAAGGTGCCGAGAAAATCACGGCGGCGAGAGGGAGAGTTTGTGCAGTTTGTGAAAATGGGGAGAGGATTATGGTTGTGGACGTGCTTGCTTCGCCAGCAAGGGCTTGGTTGGTGGATCCGCCGAGGGGGTTTCAAGTGGTTGCCGTGCATGTGTTGCCGAGGATGTGTAAGCAAGATTAG
- the LOC102616412 gene encoding uncharacterized protein LOC102616412, producing MAYSTSSSSSNASDFKAHLIKAVKSHEVAIAELNSLSSSRAVYQKNGNIFFRTTNQKATASEQKHLDVTKRKLEMLNIS from the exons ATGGCATATTCAacttcttcttcctcctcAAATGCCTCAGACTTCAAAGCCCATTTAATCAAAgcg GTAAAAAGCCATGAGGTTGCAATTGCAGAGCTCAACAGTCTTTCCTCATCTCGG GCTGTTTATCAGAAGAATGGGAACATATTTTTCCGTACAACTAATCAGAAAGCAACAGCATCTGAGCAGA AACATCTTGACGTGACCAAACGTAAGCTAGAAATGCTGAACATTTCTTGA
- the LOC102616702 gene encoding uncharacterized protein LOC102616702 — MGQVLDKFHGKEWRQKQIRLITDKVYQRIKNQSGRANLAFEDLYIAVLLVYNDINKHLPGPHFDPPSKEQVREMMKECDLNLDGELDHEEFVKFIQKLTSDTFILVSQGLLITLVVAPTVAMATKRATEGVPHVGKVVQRVPNSIYASLVTLAVVWFQNSGRQID; from the exons ATGGGACAGGTTTTAGACAAATTTCAcg GTAAGGAATGGAGGCAAAAACAGATAAGATTGATTACTGATAAGGTATACCAGCGCATCAAAAATCAATCTGGAAGGGCAAATTTGGCTTTTGAAGATCTGTATATTGCTGTCCTCCTTGTGTACAA TGATATTAATAAGCATCTGCCCGGCCCTCATTTTGATCCACCCTCTAAAGAGCAAGTCAGAGAAATGATGAAG GAATGTGATTTGAACCTTGATGGGGAACTCGACCATGAAGAATTTGTGAAGTTTATTCAGAAGCTAACATCAGATACCTTTATACTGGTTAGTCAGGGACTACTCATCACTTTGGTAGTAGCACCAACTGTGGCAATGGCAACAAAGAGGGCTACTGAGGGTGTCCCACACGTAGGGAAAGTGGTGCAAAGGGTGCCAAATTCGATTTATGCATCCCTTGTAACTCTTGCAGTTGTGTGGTTTCAAAATTCAGGACGGCAGATTGATTAG